A section of the Clostridium sp. TW13 genome encodes:
- a CDS encoding M15 family metallopeptidase — protein sequence MKIKKFFKILVCLLLANIQTVTALEKPRESMNGYFINMKRDLLCLMLAYPEYIVDIEKVNADKVYLILKSGKKLIYDDKIVRNEEEKLNNGDLQDMMEQIYPMDRIDSVQPKSFNPGRIRVYPLFSEVYGNSQTQIEKQIEYVGNNGFSKNNGASLALKNVFKEINEVSKTTNIAAYVYPTCGAYNYRYVRGAGRLSAHAFGIAIDLKTNSADYWKWSKPETATKRISKYPQELIDIFERNNFIWGGKWGYFDIMHFEYRPEIILKGKYFGKSFNGDDTWYKGIDEKDDKIMNLIKLIDDKLQ from the coding sequence ATGAAGATAAAAAAATTCTTTAAAATATTGGTTTGCTTGCTATTAGCCAATATACAAACTGTTACTGCCTTAGAAAAACCTAGAGAGTCAATGAATGGATATTTTATCAATATGAAGAGGGATTTACTTTGTCTTATGCTTGCTTATCCTGAATATATTGTTGATATAGAAAAAGTAAATGCAGATAAAGTTTATTTAATATTAAAATCAGGAAAGAAATTAATCTATGATGATAAAATTGTAAGAAATGAAGAAGAAAAACTAAACAATGGTGATCTTCAAGATATGATGGAGCAGATTTATCCAATGGATAGAATAGATTCAGTTCAACCTAAAAGTTTTAATCCAGGAAGAATAAGGGTTTATCCTTTATTTTCTGAAGTTTACGGTAATAGCCAAACGCAAATAGAAAAACAAATAGAGTATGTAGGTAACAATGGGTTTAGCAAAAATAATGGTGCAAGTCTTGCTTTGAAAAATGTGTTTAAAGAAATAAATGAAGTTTCAAAGACCACTAATATAGCAGCATATGTATACCCTACTTGTGGTGCTTATAACTATAGATATGTAAGAGGTGCTGGAAGATTGAGTGCTCATGCATTTGGTATTGCTATAGATTTAAAAACCAATAGTGCGGATTATTGGAAATGGTCAAAACCTGAAACTGCGACAAAGAGAATATCAAAGTATCCACAAGAACTTATAGATATATTTGAAAGAAATAATTTTATTTGGGGAGGAAAATGGGGCTATTTTGATATAATGCATTTTGAATATAGACCAGAGATAATATTAAAAGGAAAATATTTTGGCAAAAGCTTTAATGGAGATGATACTTGGTATAAGGGTATAGATGAAAAAGATGATAAAATAATGAATTTAATAAAGTTAATAGACGATAAATTACAATAA
- a CDS encoding amidase domain-containing protein translates to MNKARKLLIIMMTLIFTFPILCYGSPVKEQNSANSSEEEVVSFIEKLFIDRNKAILNQDLSIVQHIYNKKTKYGQWAYEYEEQKMKYIQNWGEKQGVKFIDITPDILIRRVKVGETSASISLSCSTAYKYVYEGEEDINCCRIGTYHIIQLIKKEGNWIITKEWYKDPFGDSLNLQKLKTDSIKEYILAQKPRDFSDLKERRKKCAQYGLDYCGAGNDEGTGFNYNKKYRNYNSEGGDCANFASQMLHEGAGFKMNSSWNVDSKGAATRSWVNADGFKDYMIYSGRASVISYGNYEKVYKASYKLLPGDFVAYEKKGDITHISMVTGADSKGYTLVTCHNTDRREVPWDLGWSNTNIKYWLVRVHH, encoded by the coding sequence ATGAATAAGGCTCGGAAGCTACTAATAATAATGATGACGTTAATATTTACTTTTCCAATCCTTTGCTATGGAAGTCCTGTAAAAGAACAAAATTCTGCAAACTCCTCAGAAGAAGAGGTGGTTTCGTTTATAGAAAAATTGTTTATAGATAGAAATAAGGCTATCTTAAACCAAGATCTTAGTATTGTTCAGCATATATACAATAAAAAAACAAAATATGGCCAATGGGCGTATGAATATGAAGAGCAGAAAATGAAATACATACAAAACTGGGGAGAAAAACAAGGTGTAAAATTTATAGATATAACACCAGATATATTGATAAGACGTGTAAAAGTAGGAGAAACTTCTGCCTCCATAAGTTTAAGTTGTTCCACAGCATATAAATATGTATATGAAGGGGAAGAAGATATAAATTGTTGTAGAATAGGAACTTATCATATAATTCAATTAATTAAGAAGGAGGGGAATTGGATAATAACGAAGGAATGGTACAAAGATCCTTTTGGTGATTCTTTAAATTTACAGAAATTGAAGACGGATTCTATAAAAGAATATATTTTAGCACAAAAACCAAGAGATTTTTCAGACTTAAAAGAAAGACGAAAAAAATGTGCACAATACGGACTTGATTATTGTGGAGCAGGAAATGATGAAGGAACTGGATTTAATTATAATAAAAAATATAGAAACTATAATTCTGAAGGTGGAGACTGTGCCAATTTTGCATCTCAAATGTTACATGAAGGTGCTGGGTTTAAGATGAATTCTAGTTGGAATGTAGATTCAAAAGGAGCTGCCACAAGATCTTGGGTCAATGCTGATGGCTTCAAAGACTATATGATTTATAGTGGAAGAGCTTCAGTGATATCTTATGGAAATTATGAAAAAGTATATAAGGCATCATATAAACTTTTACCTGGGGATTTTGTTGCTTATGAAAAAAAAGGTGATATCACCCATATATCAATGGTTACGGGAGCAGATTCAAAAGGATACACTTTAGTAACTTGCCATAATACAGATAGAAGAGAGGTTCCTTGGGATTTAGGTTGGAGTAATACCAACATAAAATATTGGTTGGTAAGAGTTCATCATTAA
- a CDS encoding galactose ABC transporter substrate-binding protein: MKVLKNIVIKIIIPIFLIATLLSYNVNAVVEGRPVKVGVFLYRLDPFISLVKESLENIQKQNPGKVEFTFFDANNDQTVQNRQIDDLLMKGTDLLLVNLVDTKFTRDVVNKTKESNVPVVFFNREPVSIEAIRSYSKACFVGTDAKQAGILQGQMLIDIWNRNKNIIDRNKDNIMQYVMLQGEKNNLEAIDRTKYSVLTINNAGIPTEEIALQDCDWNKDIAKDVMTALLLRYGDKIEVIISNNDAMAEGAIEALQAQGFNNGNPLKTLPVVGVDAIPSAQELIKKGYMSGSVVQDPQAMAEALYLAGMNLVNGKSAIDGTKYKFDETGVAIRLPYTKYIVK, translated from the coding sequence ATGAAAGTACTAAAAAATATAGTAATAAAAATTATTATACCAATTTTTTTAATAGCTACGTTACTTTCATATAATGTAAATGCAGTTGTTGAAGGACGGCCAGTAAAGGTAGGCGTATTTTTATATAGATTAGATCCATTTATATCTTTAGTAAAAGAAAGCTTAGAAAACATACAAAAACAGAATCCTGGGAAAGTTGAGTTTACTTTTTTTGATGCTAATAATGACCAGACTGTACAGAATAGACAAATTGATGATTTGTTGATGAAAGGAACAGATTTATTGCTGGTCAATTTGGTTGATACGAAATTTACGAGAGATGTTGTAAATAAGACTAAGGAAAGCAATGTGCCTGTGGTTTTCTTTAACAGAGAACCAGTATCGATAGAGGCAATTCGTTCCTATAGTAAAGCATGTTTTGTTGGAACTGATGCAAAGCAAGCTGGAATTTTACAAGGCCAAATGTTGATTGATATTTGGAACAGGAACAAGAATATTATTGATAGAAATAAGGATAATATCATGCAATATGTAATGTTGCAAGGTGAAAAGAATAATTTAGAAGCTATAGATAGAACTAAGTATTCTGTATTAACTATTAATAACGCCGGAATTCCTACAGAAGAAATAGCTTTACAAGATTGTGATTGGAATAAGGATATAGCTAAGGATGTTATGACTGCATTACTATTAAGATATGGTGATAAAATAGAAGTAATAATTTCAAATAATGATGCTATGGCAGAAGGAGCAATTGAAGCTTTGCAAGCTCAAGGTTTCAACAATGGTAATCCGTTAAAAACCTTACCTGTAGTTGGCGTTGACGCAATTCCCTCTGCTCAAGAATTAATAAAAAAAGGATATATGTCAGGATCAGTGGTTCAAGATCCACAAGCTATGGCAGAAGCATTATATTTAGCAGGCATGAATTTAGTTAACGGTAAAAGTGCTATAGATGGGACTAAGTATAAATTTGATGAAACTGGTGTGGCAATTAGGCTACCATATACAAAGTATATTGTAAAGTAG
- the thrC gene encoding threonine synthase codes for MAISNEKEQNKYQSTRGGEKGLSSLEAVLKGISTDGGLFVPYYIEKEKYNDLKKIFLNNVTDKVEATYEQVAFEIMKTFFTDLEEEELKACIGRAYTDKFEVKVKNNFLELYHGPTCAFKDGALLFLPQLMTEARRKLNFQNEIVILTATSGDTGKAALEGFKDIDGLKVIVFYPKNGVSKIQEMQMRTQRGNNVDVVSIDGNFDDAQKGVKEIFNDKKFNEFIEKSGYSLSSANSINVGRLIPQIVYYFYGYFQMVNKGDISLDEKINIVVPTGNFGNILAAYYGKIMGLPINKLICASNENNVLTDFFATGVYDKRRELVLTQSPSMDILVSSNLERLIYEVSGRNSELVNNLMNDLQERSIYSIPAELKSKFTHFWGGYATEEEVYASIKKVYEEKNYVIDTHTAVANVVYEKYKHNTGDTTVPLIASTASPFKFPESICKALGILQEEKDFALLDLLSEKCKLDIPHSLAELDKLPVLHSTECRKDEMRDAIKKLLNL; via the coding sequence ATGGCAATAAGCAATGAAAAAGAACAAAATAAATATCAAAGTACCAGAGGTGGAGAAAAGGGGCTTTCTTCACTAGAAGCAGTGCTTAAAGGAATAAGCACTGATGGTGGGCTATTTGTTCCATATTATATAGAAAAAGAAAAATACAATGATTTAAAAAAAATTTTCTTAAACAATGTAACAGATAAAGTAGAAGCTACTTATGAGCAAGTTGCATTTGAAATTATGAAAACTTTTTTTACAGATTTAGAAGAAGAAGAATTAAAGGCATGTATTGGAAGAGCATATACAGATAAGTTTGAAGTTAAGGTTAAAAACAATTTTCTTGAACTTTATCATGGCCCAACCTGTGCATTCAAAGATGGGGCTCTATTATTTCTTCCTCAACTAATGACTGAAGCAAGAAGAAAATTAAATTTTCAAAATGAAATTGTTATATTAACTGCAACTTCAGGAGATACAGGAAAAGCAGCATTAGAAGGATTTAAGGATATTGATGGACTTAAAGTTATAGTATTTTATCCTAAGAATGGGGTTTCAAAAATCCAAGAAATGCAGATGAGGACTCAAAGAGGAAATAATGTTGATGTAGTAAGCATAGATGGCAATTTTGATGATGCTCAAAAAGGTGTAAAAGAAATCTTTAATGATAAAAAATTTAATGAATTTATTGAAAAGAGTGGATATTCACTTTCTTCAGCAAATTCTATTAATGTTGGAAGATTGATACCTCAAATAGTATATTATTTTTATGGATATTTTCAAATGGTTAATAAAGGAGATATCAGTTTAGATGAAAAAATAAATATTGTAGTTCCTACAGGAAACTTTGGTAACATATTAGCTGCTTATTATGGTAAAATTATGGGGCTTCCAATTAATAAGTTAATATGTGCATCTAATGAGAACAATGTACTAACAGATTTCTTTGCAACAGGAGTTTATGATAAACGTAGGGAATTGGTATTAACACAATCACCATCAATGGATATCTTGGTTTCATCAAATTTAGAAAGACTTATATATGAAGTTAGTGGAAGAAATTCTGAACTTGTAAATAACCTTATGAACGATTTACAAGAAAGGAGCATCTATTCTATCCCTGCAGAACTTAAATCTAAGTTCACCCATTTTTGGGGAGGGTATGCCACAGAAGAAGAAGTATATGCTAGTATAAAAAAAGTTTACGAAGAAAAGAATTACGTGATTGATACTCATACGGCAGTAGCTAATGTTGTATATGAGAAATATAAACACAATACAGGAGATACTACAGTACCACTTATTGCGTCTACAGCTTCACCATTTAAATTTCCGGAGAGCATCTGTAAGGCATTAGGAATATTGCAAGAAGAAAAGGATTTTGCTCTTTTAGATTTATTAAGTGAAAAGTGTAAGCTAGATATTCCACATTCTTTAGCGGAACTTGATAAACTTCCTGTTTTGCACTCAACTGAATGTAGGAAAGATGAGATGAGAGATGCAATAAAGAAGTTATTAAATTTATAG
- the thrB gene encoding homoserine kinase, translating to MVRVSVPATSANLGPGFDSIGLCFDLFNVFEFDEIDEGLCFEGFKEEFCNENNLIYVSMKALFNKIKFKPKGVKIKLVEQNIPIARGLGSSSSCIVAGVIGANAISGYQLSKDEILDIAVEIEGHPDNVAPALLGGLIVAALDDNKPYYSKIEVNKVVNFYALIPDFMLSTEEARKVLPKEISLKDGVYNVSRAALLVAAFAQGKYELLKIACSDKFHQPYRGKLIENYDDVMNECNKNKALSVYLSGAGPTIMAISEEKEFFKEKMRTWLVQNKMNWDIIELKINNQGAIIK from the coding sequence ATGGTAAGGGTTAGTGTACCAGCTACATCAGCAAATTTAGGACCAGGATTTGATTCTATTGGACTATGTTTTGATTTGTTTAATGTTTTTGAATTTGATGAGATAGATGAGGGGCTATGCTTTGAAGGTTTTAAAGAAGAATTTTGTAATGAAAATAATCTAATATATGTTTCAATGAAAGCTCTATTTAATAAAATTAAATTCAAACCTAAGGGTGTTAAAATTAAATTGGTTGAGCAGAATATTCCAATAGCCAGAGGGCTTGGAAGTTCATCTTCGTGTATTGTAGCAGGGGTAATAGGTGCTAATGCCATATCTGGTTATCAATTATCAAAGGACGAAATTTTAGATATTGCGGTGGAAATAGAAGGACATCCGGATAATGTAGCACCAGCTCTTCTAGGCGGGTTAATTGTTGCGGCTTTAGATGATAATAAACCATACTATTCTAAAATTGAAGTAAATAAAGTTGTTAATTTTTATGCATTAATTCCTGATTTTATGTTATCTACAGAGGAAGCAAGAAAAGTATTGCCAAAAGAAATAAGTTTAAAGGATGGAGTTTATAATGTTTCTAGAGCAGCATTACTAGTAGCTGCATTTGCACAAGGTAAATATGAATTATTAAAAATAGCTTGTAGTGATAAATTTCATCAACCATACAGAGGTAAATTAATAGAAAATTATGATGATGTGATGAATGAATGCAATAAAAACAAGGCATTAAGCGTGTATTTAAGTGGTGCAGGTCCAACTATAATGGCGATAAGTGAAGAAAAAGAATTTTTTAAGGAAAAAATGAGAACTTGGTTAGTGCAAAATAAGATGAATTGGGATATAATTGAGTTAAAAATTAATAATCAAGGTGCTATAATAAAATAG
- a CDS encoding ACT domain-containing protein, translated as MKGNYLIIDKRALPEVYEKVIEVKELLKEGVVTEITEATQKVGISRSAYYKYKDFVFDFSESAIGRKCTFSMVLGHKTGTLSRILNLVAEKGGNIITIDQSIPINGRANVTVTMDISGIEGDTLKVLDYLNSIEGVEKVDLIALE; from the coding sequence ATGAAGGGTAATTATTTAATTATAGATAAAAGGGCTTTACCAGAAGTTTATGAAAAAGTAATCGAAGTAAAAGAACTTTTAAAAGAAGGTGTAGTTACAGAAATAACTGAAGCTACACAAAAAGTTGGTATAAGTCGAAGTGCATATTATAAATATAAAGATTTTGTGTTTGACTTTTCAGAAAGTGCTATAGGAAGGAAATGCACTTTTTCTATGGTATTGGGACATAAAACAGGAACTTTATCAAGAATATTAAATTTAGTAGCTGAAAAGGGTGGCAACATTATAACTATAGACCAAAGTATACCTATTAATGGTCGTGCCAACGTAACCGTAACTATGGACATTTCAGGTATTGAAGGCGATACTTTAAAAGTTTTGGATTATTTAAATAGTATAGAGGGTGTAGAGAAGGTAGATCTTATTGCATTGGAGTAG
- a CDS encoding SLC13 family permease has protein sequence MNLLKTKDIVEFLKKECVLVIALILAIMSSFISIPKLKYIDFRVLMLLFNLMIIVAAFKELKVLDFIAISILKKCKSYRSVSVTLVFITFVAAMFVTNDVALITFVPLTIIIGKSINMDVLKTIVLETIAANVGSSLTPMGNPQNIFIYTYYNINPMHFFMITLPVVILGGVILLFITLRSECTSIKFNLEDIKVKDRFKLTCFIVLLIIILLSVFHMLDYKIAFIVTLITVIILDKRLITKVDYSLLLTFVGFFIFVGNISNMTVVKEFMSGMLNGANNTYVLGILASQIISNVPAAMLLSSFTHHYNELLLSVNIGGLGTLIASLASVISYKIYVNEYKHEAGRYLKSFTIYNFVILAIISIIIKIALV, from the coding sequence ATGAATTTATTAAAAACCAAAGATATAGTTGAATTTCTAAAGAAAGAATGCGTATTAGTAATAGCTCTAATTTTAGCGATTATGAGTTCATTCATTTCAATTCCAAAGCTGAAGTATATAGATTTTAGAGTATTAATGTTGCTTTTTAATTTAATGATAATTGTAGCCGCATTTAAGGAATTGAAGGTTTTAGATTTTATAGCAATATCCATCTTAAAAAAATGTAAAAGCTATAGGTCTGTAAGTGTAACTTTAGTTTTTATAACTTTTGTGGCTGCAATGTTTGTTACAAACGATGTAGCACTTATTACATTTGTTCCTCTTACAATAATTATAGGAAAAAGCATCAATATGGATGTCTTAAAAACAATAGTACTTGAAACTATAGCAGCCAATGTAGGAAGTAGCTTAACACCTATGGGAAATCCTCAAAATATATTTATATATACATATTATAATATTAATCCTATGCACTTTTTTATGATTACATTACCTGTAGTGATTCTTGGAGGAGTAATACTATTATTTATAACTTTACGAAGTGAATGTACAAGCATTAAATTTAATTTAGAAGACATAAAAGTTAAGGATAGGTTTAAGCTAACATGTTTTATAGTGTTGCTAATAATTATTTTGCTTTCAGTTTTTCATATGTTAGATTATAAAATAGCATTTATTGTAACATTAATTACGGTAATAATTTTAGATAAGAGGTTAATTACTAAGGTTGATTATTCACTGTTGCTAACATTTGTAGGCTTTTTTATTTTTGTAGGGAATATTTCTAACATGACTGTTGTAAAAGAATTTATGAGCGGAATGTTGAACGGAGCAAATAATACATATGTCCTAGGGATATTAGCAAGTCAAATTATTAGTAATGTTCCTGCAGCAATGTTACTTTCAAGCTTTACTCATCATTATAACGAGTTGCTGCTATCAGTTAATATAGGTGGACTTGGAACTTTAATTGCTTCCCTTGCAAGCGTTATTTCATATAAAATATATGTAAATGAATATAAGCATGAAGCAGGCAGATATTTAAAGAGTTTTACTATATATAATTTTGTGATATTAGCAATTATAAGTATTATAATAAAAATAGCATTAGTCTAA
- a CDS encoding CvfB family protein — MIKIGEINKLEIIKITAFGYYLREEGGVEEILLPNSSVKGDIAVGDTLDFFVYKDSEDRPIATMKTPLAKVGDIASLKVVSKTRIGAFVDIGLEKDILVPLKETEFPLEENEYYFFYVYLDKTERIAATPRIDKKLEYVSPYNPGDDVTALVYDFSEAESALVAVDNKYRGLILKNEYFVNLKKGDEVKGKVKKIYEDGTLSITLRTATHRDERLSLEDTILEYLKSHNGVMPYCDKSSPDDIRKQFNTSKNYFKNALGGLMKKKLIKQDENGTTLL, encoded by the coding sequence TTGATAAAAATCGGTGAAATTAATAAGCTTGAAATAATAAAGATAACTGCATTCGGATATTATTTAAGAGAAGAAGGTGGTGTAGAAGAAATTCTATTACCAAATAGCAGTGTAAAAGGCGATATAGCAGTTGGAGATACTTTAGACTTTTTCGTATATAAGGATTCTGAAGATAGACCTATAGCTACTATGAAAACGCCTCTTGCAAAGGTTGGAGACATCGCTTCACTTAAAGTAGTTTCCAAAACTAGAATTGGTGCTTTTGTAGATATTGGTTTAGAAAAAGATATCCTTGTACCACTAAAAGAAACTGAGTTTCCATTAGAGGAGAATGAGTATTACTTCTTCTATGTTTATCTTGATAAAACAGAAAGAATTGCTGCTACTCCTCGTATTGACAAGAAACTTGAATATGTATCTCCTTATAATCCTGGAGATGACGTAACAGCTCTTGTATATGATTTTTCTGAAGCAGAAAGTGCTTTAGTGGCAGTTGATAATAAATACAGAGGACTTATACTAAAAAATGAATATTTTGTAAACCTAAAAAAAGGTGATGAAGTAAAAGGAAAAGTAAAAAAGATATATGAGGATGGTACTCTATCAATCACTTTAAGAACAGCAACTCACAGAGACGAAAGACTTTCTTTAGAAGATACTATACTTGAATACTTAAAGTCTCATAATGGTGTAATGCCTTATTGTGATAAATCTTCTCCTGATGATATAAGAAAGCAGTTTAATACTTCCAAGAACTACTTTAAAAATGCTCTTGGCGGCTTAATGAAAAAGAAATTAATTAAACAAGATGAAAATGGCACTACTTTACTTTAA
- the glpK gene encoding glycerol kinase GlpK — protein sequence MKRYVIALDQGTTSSRAIIFDKEQNIMGIAQKEFPIFYPKEGWVEQDPMSIWASQYGVMQEVIAKSNIDKNEIAAIGITNQRETTIIWDKNTGKPIYNAIGWQCRRTASLCEKIKEDGIADYIKEATGLIVDAYFSATKIKWILDNVEGAREKAKRGELLFGTVDTWLLWKLTNGRVHVTDYTNASRTMLFNIKELKWDKKLIEYFNIPEEILPEVRNSSEIYGEVDLGGESEAKVPISGIAGDQQAALFGQVCFEKGSAKNTYGTGCFLLMNTGEELVQSKNGLLTTIAIGIDGKVQYALEGSVFIGGAVIQWLRDELRIINDAGDTDYFASKVKDNGGVYVVPAFVGLGAPYWDMYARGAILGITRGSNRNHIIRAALESIAYQTLDVINAMTEESGVKLKGLKIDGGASRNNFLAQFQADLIRAEVVRPIITETTALGAAYLAGLAVGLWKDKKEISDLWYKQDSFMPKEDIALMEKYYKGWKKAVTRSMEWEEE from the coding sequence ATGAAAAGATATGTAATAGCGTTAGATCAAGGGACAACAAGTTCAAGAGCAATTATTTTTGATAAAGAGCAGAATATTATGGGCATAGCTCAAAAAGAATTTCCAATTTTCTATCCGAAGGAAGGATGGGTAGAGCAGGATCCTATGAGTATTTGGGCAAGCCAATATGGAGTAATGCAAGAAGTTATAGCAAAATCTAATATAGATAAAAATGAAATTGCTGCTATAGGAATAACGAATCAAAGAGAAACTACTATAATATGGGATAAGAATACTGGTAAGCCTATCTATAATGCCATAGGATGGCAATGTAGAAGAACTGCGAGTCTTTGTGAAAAGATTAAAGAAGATGGTATTGCAGATTATATAAAAGAAGCTACAGGCCTTATAGTGGATGCGTATTTCTCAGCAACAAAGATTAAATGGATATTAGATAATGTTGAAGGTGCTAGAGAAAAGGCGAAACGAGGAGAATTATTGTTTGGAACTGTAGATACTTGGCTGTTATGGAAGCTTACAAATGGCAGGGTTCATGTTACTGATTATACAAATGCATCACGAACAATGCTTTTTAATATAAAAGAATTAAAGTGGGATAAGAAGCTTATTGAATATTTTAATATTCCAGAAGAAATATTACCAGAGGTTAGAAATTCTTCAGAAATATATGGAGAAGTGGATTTGGGAGGAGAGTCAGAAGCAAAAGTGCCTATTTCAGGCATAGCAGGAGATCAGCAAGCTGCACTTTTTGGTCAGGTATGTTTTGAAAAGGGAAGTGCAAAAAATACCTATGGGACAGGATGTTTTTTGTTAATGAACACAGGAGAAGAACTTGTACAAAGTAAGAATGGGCTGTTAACTACAATAGCCATTGGAATTGATGGAAAAGTTCAGTATGCCTTAGAGGGATCTGTATTTATTGGAGGAGCAGTAATTCAATGGTTAAGAGATGAATTAAGAATTATTAATGATGCAGGTGACACTGATTATTTTGCTTCAAAAGTAAAAGATAATGGTGGTGTTTATGTGGTGCCAGCCTTTGTTGGTCTTGGAGCACCATATTGGGACATGTATGCTAGAGGAGCTATTTTAGGAATAACAAGAGGATCAAATAGAAATCATATTATAAGAGCAGCTTTAGAATCTATAGCATATCAAACTCTAGATGTAATCAATGCAATGACAGAAGAATCTGGGGTTAAGTTAAAGGGATTGAAGATTGATGGTGGAGCAAGCAGAAATAATTTTCTGGCTCAATTCCAAGCAGATTTGATAAGAGCAGAGGTGGTAAGGCCTATAATCACAGAAACTACAGCTTTAGGAGCAGCTTATTTAGCAGGACTTGCTGTAGGGTTGTGGAAGGATAAAAAGGAAATCTCTGACTTATGGTATAAGCAAGATTCCTTTATGCCAAAAGAAGATATTGCACTGATGGAAAAATACTATAAAGGATGGAAAAAGGCAGTTACTAGATCTATGGAATGGGAAGAAGAATAA
- a CDS encoding NAD(P)/FAD-dependent oxidoreductase, which yields MYDVAIIGAGIIGASIFRELTKFNLKVIIIEKENDVSMGTSKANSAIVHAGYDPKNGTLMAKYNVKGNEMFDELCKELSVPFKRNGSLILGFSDEDMRSLKELLENGKRNGVKGLELLDRETVLKLEPNLNSSVKGALSAPTGGIVGPYELTIALVENAIDNGGKIRLSSEVMEIGKQDNFRLTLSTGEEIDARYVVNAAGVHADKVHNMIAERSFEIKPRKGQYYVMDKSQGTLVNHTVFQCPSTKGKGVLVTPTVHGNLLIGPSSEDINDIEDIKTTLETLEEIKETSSKTTDKINFREEIRNFAGLRALSDRDDFIIEEAKDVKNFFDVAGIKSPGLSSAPAIADEVVQMINRAGLELKENEKFNPKREHICFMDLSNEEKASIIKQNPQYGRIVCRCEGITEGEIVQSINRTLGATTLDGVKRRCRPGMGRCQGGFCGPRVQEILARELNKNIEDIMLDREQSYILLGKTK from the coding sequence ATGTATGATGTAGCTATAATAGGTGCAGGAATTATTGGTGCTTCGATTTTTAGAGAACTTACTAAGTTTAATTTAAAAGTTATAATAATAGAAAAAGAAAATGATGTGTCTATGGGGACTTCCAAGGCTAATTCTGCCATAGTCCATGCAGGCTATGATCCTAAGAATGGAACACTTATGGCAAAATATAATGTCAAAGGAAATGAGATGTTTGACGAACTATGTAAAGAGTTGTCAGTGCCTTTTAAAAGAAATGGTTCTCTTATTTTGGGATTTTCTGATGAAGATATGAGGAGTTTAAAAGAACTTTTGGAAAATGGGAAGAGAAATGGAGTTAAAGGGCTTGAACTTCTAGATAGAGAAACTGTTTTAAAGTTAGAACCCAATTTAAATAGTTCAGTTAAGGGAGCCTTAAGTGCACCTACAGGAGGAATTGTTGGACCATATGAACTTACTATTGCTTTGGTGGAGAATGCTATTGATAATGGAGGAAAAATTAGACTATCTTCAGAAGTGATGGAGATAGGAAAGCAAGATAATTTCAGATTAACACTATCAACTGGAGAAGAAATTGATGCAAGGTACGTTGTAAATGCAGCAGGTGTTCATGCGGATAAGGTCCATAATATGATAGCAGAAAGGTCTTTTGAAATTAAACCAAGAAAAGGACAATACTATGTAATGGATAAAAGTCAGGGTACTTTAGTTAATCATACAGTATTTCAATGCCCTTCTACTAAAGGCAAAGGAGTATTGGTGACTCCAACAGTTCATGGAAATCTTTTGATAGGACCAAGTTCAGAGGATATTAATGATATAGAAGACATAAAAACAACGTTAGAAACTCTAGAAGAAATAAAGGAAACTTCAAGTAAAACTACAGATAAAATTAATTTTAGAGAAGAAATTAGAAATTTTGCAGGACTCAGAGCCTTGTCAGATAGAGATGATTTTATAATTGAAGAGGCTAAGGATGTAAAGAACTTTTTTGATGTAGCTGGTATAAAATCTCCAGGACTTTCTTCAGCACCAGCAATTGCAGATGAAGTGGTTCAAATGATTAATAGAGCTGGATTAGAGCTTAAAGAAAATGAAAAATTCAATCCTAAAAGAGAGCATATTTGTTTTATGGACCTTTCTAATGAAGAAAAGGCCAGTATCATAAAACAAAATCCTCAATATGGTAGGATAGTGTGTAGATGTGAAGGAATTACAGAGGGAGAAATTGTACAAAGCATAAATAGAACCTTGGGAGCTACAACCTTGGATGGGGTGAAGAGAAGATGCCGTCCTGGTATGGGTAGATGTCAAGGAGGTTTTTGTGGACCAAGGGTTCAAGAAATATTAGCAAGAGAACTAAATAAGAATATAGAAGATATAATGTTAGATAGAGAACAATCTTATATTTTGCTTGGTAAAACTAAATAA